The Bernardetia sp. ABR2-2B DNA window TTTGAACAACCTTTAAAGAATCATTTGCATCATTTTTAGTCTCACTATTTTGTGCATTGCAGGAAGTGAATGTTAGTAGGAATGCTATGAAGTAGAGGGAAATGTTTTTTTGCATAATTGATTTTTCTTTTTTGCTAGAAATTTTCTTCAACTGAATTTGTGGGACAGTGTCCCACAAATTGGGTATTTATCGTAAAGTAATCTCATATAAGTTAGATTAGTTCTGTTAAAACCACTTCCATAACGCAGAGAAAGCTCTTTAGAAAGGTTTTCTAATAGCATTTTGCCATACTCTGCTTTCAAGTTTCCTTCTTGCTCAAACTCAATAATGTACTTTCCAATTTCCCAATAGGCTTCTAACATTTGGGTATTTATGGCAGAAGTAGCTTTTTTCTTTGAATTTTGATAAGCATCTCCAATATTTTCAATCAGTTTTTGATAATTGGTGTCTTTGTTGGGTGGTTGCATTGATTTTTGGGTTTTGCTATTTATGTTTTGTAGTCAGTTTATCTATTAGGCTTTTCTAATTTTACAGATATTTTCTTTCTATCAAAACTATTATAACTTTCTACGCTAGTATCTGTAAAAAAATCCTTTTCAGTTTTTAATTTTGAAATTGATAGATGAGCAGTTTCTTTATCTATTTCTACCATATAAAATTGTTCTTCTCGTATATAAATAGTATCTCTGACAATCCAATTTTTTACTTCCAAAAGATTATAAAGTATTGAATTAGAAACTTTAAATTTAGTAGAATTTATTTTTTGAGGCTGAATTCTCCAAACATCTCCTCCATCTCCACTTAAATCCCAAAGAATAAAACTAGAAATAGGTTTACATCTTTTTTTAGAAAAATTGATGATATGTACTGCCTGTTTATAATCATAGACATCAGAAAAAGCAACTGAAAAAATCGCATCATTTTCGTAAAACTTTGCAATAGGTTTTATATAACGAATCTGCTCAAAATTACTTTTATCTTCAAAAAGAGTATAAAGCCAATTAAATTTTTCTCTATCTAAATAATAATGGTATGGAAAGTTACCTTCTAAGTATTTCTCTAAACTATCAGGTTTCAATGAAAATTCTTTTGAAGGTAAATTTTGCATTTCCTCAAAAAACAGACAAGAGTCTGAACTATAAACCATTTTTGGAATATCTTTGCTTTTAAAATAAGCTGTATCTCCTTGATTAGAATTAGAAGAACCATAATTTATTCCTGCATAATCAGTTTGCAAAGGTGGATAATAAATTTTTATAGAATCCTTTTTTGTAGAATCATCTTTGATAATTAAATAATCATCAGTTGCGTCATCACTAAATTCTGCTAAATTCTTTTCAGACTTTTCAGAGCAAGATGAAAATATTATTAAAAATAGTAAAATGTATTTATTCATTGTTTTATGAAATTTAAAAAACCAATTTAATCACATCTTCAAGTGTTTTGGCAATCTTTACTTCTATATCAAATTTCTTCAAATCCAATCCTTTTATATTGTATTTTGAAACTACAATCTGACGAAAACCTAGCTTTGCAGCTTCCGAAATACGTTGTTCTATGCGTTGAACGGCTCTAATTTCTCCTCCCAAACCTACTTCGGCAGCAAAACAAATATCTGAACTAACAGGCGAGTTTTCCAACGAAGAAATAAGCGACGTACAGACAGCCAAATCAATAGAAGGGTCTTCAATCTTAAAACCACCAGCAATATTCAAGAAAACATCTTGCGTTCCGAGCCTAAAACCTCCACGTTTTTCCAAAACAGCCAAAAGCATATTCAAACGTTTGGCATCAAAACCTGTACTGCTTCGTTGTGGCGTTCCATAAGCTGCAATACTGACTAGCGACTGCACTTCTATCAAAAGAGGACGATTTCCCTCCATTGTCGTACCGATAGTAATTCCTCCAATAACTTCATCTCGTTGCGACATCAAAATCTCTGATGGATTGCTCACTTCACGAAGTCCTGTTGAGCGCATTTCATAAATTCCAAGTTCGGAAGTAGAACCAAAACGGTTTTTGATAGTACGCAAAATACGATACGACATGTGTCTATCGCCTTC harbors:
- a CDS encoding DUF1016 N-terminal domain-containing protein, with amino-acid sequence MQPPNKDTNYQKLIENIGDAYQNSKKKATSAINTQMLEAYWEIGKYIIEFEQEGNLKAEYGKMLLENLSKELSLRYGSGFNRTNLTYMRLLYDKYPICGTLSHKFS